From Vicinamibacterales bacterium, one genomic window encodes:
- a CDS encoding phosphoribosylanthranilate isomerase: protein MPSETGPVRVKVCGITNVNDGVRAASLGASALGFVFWPHSPRYVSPDRAASVVEATGPMTSAVGVFVDEKVVRINETVAAAKLDVVQLHGDESNEMLRTLRVRTIRAVALGALAPEVPIDLIPPNVTVLLDAHDPLRRGGSGQQVDWTEAARWARERRVILSGGLRPDNVTAAIERVRPYGVDVSSGVEAEPGRKDARKLEAFFKAVAAAQV, encoded by the coding sequence GTGCCCAGTGAAACTGGTCCTGTTCGAGTTAAGGTGTGCGGTATCACCAATGTCAATGATGGTGTTCGCGCAGCAAGTCTTGGGGCTTCGGCTTTAGGGTTTGTCTTTTGGCCGCACAGTCCTAGATACGTCTCTCCTGACCGTGCGGCATCAGTGGTTGAAGCGACAGGGCCGATGACCTCTGCCGTTGGAGTGTTTGTCGATGAGAAGGTGGTTCGAATTAATGAGACTGTAGCTGCTGCCAAACTCGATGTGGTGCAATTACATGGAGATGAGTCCAACGAAATGTTGAGGACTCTTAGGGTCAGAACCATTCGAGCGGTAGCGTTGGGTGCGTTGGCGCCAGAAGTGCCAATCGACCTGATACCGCCTAATGTAACGGTTTTACTGGATGCCCATGACCCGCTTAGGCGGGGCGGAAGCGGTCAACAGGTTGATTGGACCGAAGCTGCGCGATGGGCTCGAGAGCGGCGGGTGATATTGTCCGGGGGCTTAAGACCAGACAATGTGACTGCTGCGATAGAGAGGGTTCGGCCTTATGGCGTTGACGTTTCTTCAGGTGTCGAGGCAGAGCCTGGTCGCAAGGATGCGAGAAAACTGGAAGCTTTTTTTAAGGCCGTGGCGGCTGCACAGGTATAG
- a CDS encoding aminodeoxychorismate/anthranilate synthase component II translates to MVLVLDNYDSFTYNLVQYLGELGARPVVRRNDELTVEQVEAMKPSRIVISPGPGRPEHAGISVELIRRLSPQIPVLGVCLGHQAIGVAFGARVTQSPKIKHGKCSSIDHDGQGVFKGLGEAFVATRYHSLMVTRDGLPGELKVGAWATDDNAIMGLRHEHLPAHGVQFHPESILTEVGSRLIQTFLEM, encoded by the coding sequence ATGGTCTTGGTTCTAGATAACTATGATTCGTTTACCTACAACCTCGTGCAGTACTTGGGTGAACTAGGTGCTCGACCCGTGGTGCGAAGGAATGATGAGCTGACGGTGGAACAGGTTGAAGCTATGAAGCCAAGCCGAATTGTCATTTCGCCAGGACCGGGGAGGCCCGAGCACGCAGGGATTTCGGTTGAGCTCATTAGGCGTCTTTCCCCTCAGATACCGGTACTGGGTGTGTGCCTTGGTCATCAAGCGATTGGGGTAGCCTTTGGCGCTCGGGTGACACAGAGTCCGAAGATTAAGCACGGAAAATGTTCGAGCATCGATCACGATGGTCAAGGGGTCTTCAAGGGACTTGGTGAAGCGTTTGTAGCGACCCGGTATCACTCCTTGATGGTGACGAGAGATGGCCTTCCGGGGGAGCTGAAGGTTGGTGCGTGGGCAACAGACGACAATGCCATCATGGGACTCAGGCATGAACACTTGCCAGCCCATGGAGTACAGTTTCATCCCGAGTCGATTTTGACCGAAGTAGGTAGTCGTCTAATACAAACCTTCTTGGAGATGTAA
- the trpB gene encoding tryptophan synthase subunit beta, whose translation MADQSLISVPVFGESDPDDRGYYGRFGGRYVPETLVAPLEDLEFAYREARSDQDFVREVQRLLIDYVGRPTPMAAAERLSASIGGGLIILKREDLAHTGAHKINNALGQALLAVRMGKRRVVAETGAGQHGVATATACALLGLECTVYMGSEDMSRQALNVVRMELLGATVCKVDAGSRTLKDAISEAMRDWVSNVNDTYYLLGSVLGPHPYPLMVRELQSVIGSESRVQFMRMYEALPDVVVACVGGGSNAIGMFDGFVKDQNVRLVGVEAGGVGMVEGGHAARFAAGTVGVLQGTRSFILQNVYGNIDLTHSIAPGLDYAAVGPEHSYLRDMGRAEYTHVSDEQALGAFQELSRLEGIMPALESAHAVAHAIELSRSLKPSQRILVNLSGRGDKDVNSVAARLNSANEPRTG comes from the coding sequence ATGGCTGATCAATCTTTAATCTCAGTACCCGTGTTCGGCGAGAGTGACCCTGATGATCGCGGTTACTACGGTCGTTTTGGTGGCAGATATGTTCCTGAAACCCTTGTTGCCCCTCTTGAGGATTTAGAGTTTGCGTATCGTGAGGCAAGGTCCGACCAGGACTTCGTGCGGGAAGTGCAGCGACTATTAATCGACTATGTAGGCCGCCCAACCCCAATGGCAGCAGCCGAACGTTTAAGCGCTTCAATTGGTGGGGGGTTAATAATTTTGAAGCGCGAAGACCTCGCGCATACTGGGGCTCACAAGATTAACAACGCACTTGGTCAAGCTCTGCTTGCTGTTCGTATGGGTAAACGGCGCGTGGTCGCAGAGACTGGGGCAGGGCAGCATGGAGTGGCGACAGCGACAGCGTGTGCCCTGCTGGGCCTAGAGTGCACCGTGTATATGGGCAGTGAGGACATGTCTCGCCAAGCTCTAAATGTTGTTCGGATGGAGTTGCTCGGAGCAACTGTGTGCAAGGTGGACGCTGGCAGCCGAACGTTGAAAGATGCAATCAGTGAAGCTATGCGCGATTGGGTCAGCAACGTTAATGATACTTACTACCTGCTGGGGTCAGTGCTTGGACCACATCCGTATCCTTTGATGGTGCGCGAACTTCAGTCTGTGATAGGCAGTGAATCTCGTGTGCAGTTTATGCGGATGTATGAAGCGCTTCCCGATGTTGTCGTAGCCTGCGTTGGTGGTGGAAGCAATGCAATCGGCATGTTTGACGGCTTCGTAAAGGACCAGAACGTGCGCTTGGTTGGCGTTGAGGCTGGTGGCGTAGGCATGGTTGAAGGAGGTCATGCTGCTCGGTTCGCTGCTGGCACAGTAGGCGTGCTTCAGGGCACGCGAAGTTTCATACTTCAGAATGTTTACGGCAATATTGACCTAACACATTCGATTGCCCCAGGGCTTGATTATGCTGCGGTCGGGCCAGAGCATTCCTATCTTCGGGATATGGGAAGGGCAGAGTACACCCATGTTAGTGATGAGCAGGCCTTAGGTGCCTTTCAAGAATTGAGCAGACTTGAAGGCATCATGCCAGCTTTGGAATCGGCACATGCGGTGGCACACGCGATTGAGTTATCACGTAGCCTGAAGCCGTCTCAGCGGATCCTTGTCAATCTTTCTGGGCGTGGGGACAAGGATGTAAACAGTGTTGCTGCGAGGCTGAACTCGGCTAATGAGCCAAGGACTGGGTAG
- the trpC gene encoding indole-3-glycerol phosphate synthase TrpC — MISQGDRFREGVKATADLLDTVVAATRVAISERRLRIPERILEEEALNRTPNGIGFQVAISKPGELNVIAECKHRSPLKGVLRKDYDAPSLAKDYERGGAAAISVLTEPSFFDGCLDHLRLVREAVTLPLLRKDFVITDYQLLEAHAAGADAVLLIVAALDPQTLGQLISRANDASLAVIVEVHDEEELGIAVDVGARIIGVNNRNLRTLEVVVETSERLVGKIPKDVIAIAESGLKTNQELLTLNAKGFHGFLIGETLALSPNPGKTLETMRAQ, encoded by the coding sequence ATGATTAGCCAGGGTGACCGGTTCAGAGAAGGTGTTAAAGCTACGGCAGATCTTTTGGACACCGTCGTTGCGGCCACGCGTGTAGCGATCTCGGAACGGCGATTAAGGATACCGGAACGAATATTGGAAGAGGAAGCCTTGAATCGGACACCAAACGGGATCGGATTTCAGGTTGCAATATCAAAACCAGGTGAACTTAATGTTATTGCGGAATGCAAGCATCGATCCCCTTTAAAAGGAGTGCTTCGTAAAGACTACGATGCTCCTAGTTTAGCTAAAGACTATGAGCGAGGCGGTGCAGCGGCCATTTCCGTGTTAACTGAACCATCCTTTTTTGATGGGTGCTTGGATCATCTTCGGTTAGTACGAGAGGCCGTGACACTGCCGCTTCTCCGTAAAGATTTCGTGATTACTGACTATCAGCTATTGGAGGCGCACGCGGCCGGAGCTGACGCGGTGTTGCTGATAGTTGCAGCTTTAGATCCCCAAACTCTTGGACAGTTAATCTCGAGGGCTAATGACGCATCTTTGGCTGTGATTGTTGAAGTGCATGACGAAGAGGAATTAGGGATAGCAGTCGACGTTGGTGCACGGATTATCGGTGTCAATAATAGGAACTTAAGGACCCTTGAAGTGGTCGTGGAGACGAGCGAAAGGTTGGTCGGGAAGATACCAAAGGACGTGATTGCGATAGCCGAGAGTGGTCTAAAAACAAACCAGGAACTCCTGACGCTGAATGCTAAGGGATTTCACGGTTTCCTAATTGGAGAGACGCTCGCTTTGTCCCCGAATCCAGGAAAAACATTGGAGACGATGCGTGCCCAGTGA
- the pheA gene encoding chorismate mutase, whose protein sequence is MAQVGPVGRLIDVMNEKTEAELAALRDRIDELDRMLVEILSERAYCALEIGKIKRSSGLDVFQPEREAAVLQHANSINEGPFDSEALERLFKRIIDETRGLEGNGKPIDSEKGTGSQ, encoded by the coding sequence ATGGCTCAAGTCGGGCCAGTTGGCAGGCTGATCGATGTCATGAATGAGAAGACAGAGGCAGAGTTGGCCGCTCTCAGGGATCGGATTGACGAGCTCGACCGTATGTTGGTCGAGATTTTGAGTGAGCGGGCTTATTGCGCCCTGGAAATTGGAAAGATTAAGCGGTCAAGCGGACTGGATGTTTTCCAACCTGAGAGGGAAGCCGCTGTTCTTCAACATGCGAACTCTATCAATGAAGGTCCTTTTGATAGTGAAGCGCTGGAAAGATTGTTTAAGCGAATCATTGACGAGACACGAGGGCTTGAAGGTAATGGCAAGCCAATCGATTCTGAGAAAGGTACGGGGAGTCAATAA
- the trpD gene encoding anthranilate phosphoribosyltransferase translates to MFSRVLNKLLKHHDLSEEEAAEAMAEIMAGNAAASQIGALLIGLAIKGERPNEIVGLARTMRANAVQLTKPRSNVFDTCGTGGDQSNTFNVSSVAALVIAGCEVTVAKHGNRSVSSRCGSADLFEALGVNVAASPLQVERCLDGAGIAFFFAPTFHPSMKHAGPTRKDLGVRTAFNLLGPLTNPAGATRQLVGVPRPEHTELVARAFALLGSEHAWVVHGADGLDEISTTGYTKVSECRNGVVNTFYVHPAEHGISRADMAELKGGSADDNAAIALSVLKGAKGAPRDVVVLNAGAALLVAGRVKNLRDGVTRASESLDSGLASRKLKMMVEFSHQSVEG, encoded by the coding sequence ATGTTCTCAAGAGTATTGAATAAGCTTTTGAAGCATCATGACTTGTCGGAGGAAGAAGCAGCTGAAGCAATGGCAGAGATTATGGCTGGAAATGCTGCGGCCTCGCAAATTGGTGCGCTATTGATTGGTCTTGCGATAAAAGGAGAACGACCGAATGAGATAGTTGGCTTGGCCCGAACCATGCGTGCGAATGCAGTTCAGCTGACTAAGCCACGGTCTAACGTGTTCGACACCTGCGGGACCGGAGGAGACCAATCAAACACCTTTAACGTGTCATCGGTTGCGGCACTTGTTATCGCTGGCTGCGAGGTAACCGTAGCCAAACACGGCAACCGCTCGGTATCTAGTCGATGTGGCAGTGCGGATTTGTTTGAAGCCTTAGGGGTGAACGTGGCCGCATCACCCTTACAAGTTGAGCGCTGTCTAGATGGCGCAGGAATTGCTTTTTTCTTCGCTCCGACGTTCCATCCGTCTATGAAACACGCAGGCCCGACACGAAAGGATCTTGGAGTCCGCACAGCATTTAATCTATTGGGTCCACTTACGAATCCAGCTGGTGCGACTCGTCAGTTAGTTGGTGTTCCTCGGCCAGAGCATACCGAACTAGTCGCGAGGGCGTTTGCGTTACTTGGTTCAGAACACGCTTGGGTGGTGCACGGGGCTGATGGTCTGGATGAAATTTCCACTACCGGTTATACGAAGGTCTCTGAGTGTCGCAATGGCGTGGTTAATACATTTTACGTGCATCCGGCAGAGCATGGTATTTCACGTGCGGATATGGCCGAGTTAAAGGGGGGGAGCGCTGATGACAATGCTGCGATCGCTCTTTCAGTGCTAAAGGGTGCGAAGGGGGCGCCGCGTGATGTCGTCGTGCTGAATGCCGGAGCGGCACTACTTGTTGCTGGGCGGGTCAAGAACCTTCGAGATGGGGTTACGCGGGCAAGTGAATCTCTTGACTCAGGTTTGGCAAGTCGAAAATTGAAAATGATGGTTGAGTTTTCCCATCAATCTGTTGAGGGGTAG
- the trpA gene encoding tryptophan synthase subunit alpha, producing the protein MSIISKTFVRLRKKGQTGLVTFVTAGDPSLERSESILLALDDAGSDVLEVGVPFSDPLTDGPVIQRASERALRSDTTLASTLGMVGRVRPKLKAPVVIFSYFNLIHALGVKEFASRASNSGVDGVLALDLPIEEAGEFRTTMLEAGIDTIFLLSPTTTEERISKAAELGQGFLYGISRLGVTGVRDQIADGAESMTKRIRALTNMPLALGFGVSTPEHVTTIGRIADAAVVGSGLVSVIENTAEESLIEVKVAEYTRWLKSGQLAG; encoded by the coding sequence ATGTCTATTATTAGCAAAACCTTCGTACGCTTACGAAAGAAAGGACAAACTGGACTGGTGACCTTCGTGACTGCCGGCGACCCAAGTCTTGAGAGGAGCGAGTCGATCCTCTTGGCGCTCGATGATGCTGGATCTGATGTCTTGGAAGTCGGCGTTCCCTTTTCGGATCCGTTGACCGACGGGCCGGTCATTCAGAGGGCGTCAGAGAGAGCGCTACGCTCAGATACAACCCTGGCTAGCACCTTGGGCATGGTGGGTCGTGTACGTCCGAAGCTAAAAGCTCCTGTAGTTATTTTCAGTTACTTTAATTTGATACATGCTTTAGGCGTTAAGGAATTTGCATCCAGGGCTTCTAATTCTGGCGTCGACGGTGTTCTTGCTCTAGATCTCCCGATTGAAGAGGCTGGTGAATTTCGAACCACCATGCTGGAAGCGGGGATTGATACGATCTTCTTGTTAAGTCCCACAACGACGGAAGAACGGATTTCTAAGGCAGCAGAACTTGGCCAAGGTTTCCTATATGGGATTTCACGATTAGGGGTAACGGGAGTTCGTGATCAAATAGCTGATGGGGCAGAGAGTATGACTAAGCGTATCCGAGCCTTGACGAACATGCCGTTAGCACTTGGCTTTGGCGTATCAACGCCTGAGCATGTGACTACGATTGGGCGTATCGCCGATGCTGCAGTGGTTGGAAGTGGGCTTGTTTCCGTAATCGAGAATACGGCGGAAGAGTCCTTGATCGAGGTTAAGGTTGCTGAGTACACCAGATGGCTCAAGTCGGGCCAGTTGGCAGGCTGA
- the trpE gene encoding anthranilate synthase component I, which produces MKQTSFDEFRSLATKGNFVPVYKEILADLLTPVSAFLKVAEHSDYSFLLESVEGGEQVGRYSFLGKDPFLVLRGRAGGSTVEKAGVISESDQSFIEALRAVMKEYHSPVVDDLPRFTGGAVGYLGYDSARWFEPKLARSRLDGPGPDTGAADDAVFMLFDTVLAFDHVKHRILIIANARVVTEEPLESLYQFACAKIRFLEIELERSLSRPQSQSVKPNIVTSNISQESFEDAVLRAKAYISDGDIFQVVLSQRFETKLDVDAFSVYRSLRHVNPSPYMYFIRLGETAIAGSSPEMLVRVEGDRVETHPIAGTRPRGGCEEEDERLAYELKHDEKERAEHVMLVDLGRNDIGKVCEYGTVLVSQFMQVERYSHVMHLCSKVEGKLNEEVDSLDALVACFPAGTVSGAPKIRAMEIIAQLEPTRRGIYAGAIGYLDFAGNLDCCIGIRTVTIHGNSAVVQAGAGIVADSEPSSEYEETRAKARAMLRAIEMAEGAE; this is translated from the coding sequence ATGAAGCAGACCTCATTTGATGAATTCAGATCTCTGGCTACGAAAGGTAATTTCGTTCCAGTTTATAAGGAAATTCTAGCCGACCTGCTGACGCCAGTTTCCGCCTTCTTAAAGGTCGCGGAGCATTCGGACTATTCATTTCTTTTGGAGAGCGTAGAGGGTGGTGAACAGGTTGGACGCTATTCGTTTCTTGGCAAGGATCCGTTTTTGGTGCTCCGAGGTCGTGCCGGTGGTTCCACTGTTGAAAAGGCTGGAGTTATTAGTGAGTCTGACCAGTCTTTCATTGAAGCCTTAAGAGCGGTGATGAAGGAGTATCACTCGCCTGTCGTCGACGACCTTCCCCGTTTCACTGGTGGAGCGGTTGGCTATCTTGGCTACGATTCAGCGCGCTGGTTTGAGCCGAAGCTTGCTAGGTCACGGTTGGATGGGCCAGGGCCTGACACGGGAGCAGCAGATGATGCGGTGTTCATGCTTTTCGATACGGTGCTGGCTTTCGATCACGTAAAACATCGGATTTTGATTATCGCGAATGCTCGGGTTGTAACTGAGGAGCCATTGGAATCGTTGTATCAATTTGCTTGTGCGAAGATTAGATTCCTTGAGATAGAGTTGGAGCGCAGCCTTTCTCGTCCTCAATCACAGAGTGTAAAACCAAATATTGTCACTTCAAATATCTCTCAGGAAAGTTTTGAGGATGCGGTCTTGCGTGCTAAGGCATACATATCTGACGGGGACATTTTTCAGGTCGTCCTGTCTCAGCGATTTGAAACCAAGCTAGATGTGGATGCCTTTTCGGTTTATCGATCACTTCGCCATGTTAACCCTTCACCCTATATGTACTTCATTCGCTTGGGAGAAACGGCAATTGCTGGTTCATCCCCAGAGATGCTTGTTCGAGTCGAGGGTGACAGGGTGGAGACTCATCCAATCGCTGGAACGCGGCCTCGTGGTGGGTGTGAAGAGGAGGATGAACGCCTTGCCTACGAGCTAAAACACGATGAAAAGGAGCGAGCTGAACACGTCATGCTTGTCGACTTAGGACGCAATGACATCGGAAAGGTTTGTGAGTACGGCACGGTATTGGTTTCGCAGTTCATGCAAGTAGAACGCTATTCCCATGTAATGCATCTTTGCTCGAAAGTAGAGGGAAAGCTGAATGAGGAGGTCGACAGTCTCGATGCACTGGTTGCTTGCTTTCCTGCGGGCACTGTTTCTGGTGCACCAAAAATTCGCGCGATGGAGATCATCGCACAGCTGGAGCCAACTCGGCGGGGTATTTACGCCGGGGCAATAGGCTACCTTGATTTTGCAGGCAATTTGGATTGTTGCATTGGAATACGAACCGTCACGATTCATGGGAATTCCGCTGTGGTGCAAGCGGGGGCAGGCATCGTTGCCGATTCTGAACCCTCCTCGGAATATGAGGAAACCCGGGCGAAGGCTCGTGCGATGCTACGGGCCATTGAAATGGCGGAAGGTGCGGAGTAG